The DNA sequence TGGGGGGACCCAGATCAGACTTCGGGTCGGGACTGAGCGCGCTCCATCCCGTCTCCCGACACCGCTGCATAACGGGACAGGAGCTAGGACCCTGAGAACACACGTCCGCTGCAGACCACACCCCTGCCAGGAGATGGTCCACCCAGCTCTGGAGCTCCGCCCCTGTCAGTGATGCTTTAAACTCCGCCTCCTCCACCTGTCCCAGGTGCACTGGGAGGTTGAGGATGGGGTTGAGGCCGTGGAAACTCTGATCCATGTAGGAGTTAC is a window from the Oncorhynchus tshawytscha isolate Ot180627B unplaced genomic scaffold, Otsh_v2.0 Un_contig_10378_pilon_pilon, whole genome shotgun sequence genome containing:
- the LOC121843887 gene encoding xylosyltransferase 1-like; its protein translation is MDQSFHGLNPILNLPVHLGQVEEAEFKASLTGAELQSWVDHLLAGVWSAADVCSQGPSSCPVMQRCRETGWSALSPDPKSDLGPPRGNGRIR